The sequence GCGGGGTGGTGTCGGGGCGGTGGGCCACCCGGGGTGGTGGCGCGTTGCAGATCCCGAAGGTGATCCGCCGGGCGGCGGTGGCCGACCCGGGTTGGCGGTTCGTGGTGGCCGACGCCGGGCAACTGGAGCCGCGGGTGTTGGCGGCGGTCTCCGGTGACGCCCGGCTCGCCGCGGCGGGCGCGACCGGCGACCTGTACGCCGCGCTGGCCCGGGATGCGTTCGGGGCGATCGCGGCCGGGCCAAGCTGGCCCTGCTCGGCGCGATGTACGGGCAGACCGGCGGCGAGGCGGTGCCGGCGCTGGCGGTGTTGCGGCGCAACTATCCGACGGCGTTCGCCCATGTCGAGGCGGCGGCGCGCACCGGGGAGGCCGGCGGGCTGGTGCGCTCGTGGCTGGGGCGCACCTGCCCGCCCGGGACGGCCGGTCTCGGCACGGCCGACGACGGGGTGGCCGACCCGGACGCGGCCGGGGATCCGCGGTCGGGCCGGGCTCGCGCGGCTCGCTCCCGTGGCCGATTCACCCGCAACTTCGTCATCCAGGCCACCGCGGCGGAGTGGGCCTCCACGCTGCTCGCGGTGCTCCGGGGCGAGTTGGCCGGCACCGATGCCGAGCTGGTCTTCTTCCAGCACGACGAGGTGATCGTGCACTGCCCGGCCGAGCAGGCCGAGCGGGTCGCCGAGGCGGTCGACCGGGCCGGGCGGCGGGCCACCGCGCTGCTGTTCGGGGAGACTCCGGTCCGCTTTCCGTTGGATGTCTCGGTCGTGGAGTGCTACGCCGACGCCGCGTGAGCCGGGTGGCGGGCTCCGACGATCCGGGCGACAGCCACCGCAAAAAAACATACTATGAGCGTTATGCGTAGTTGGCTGCTGACGGTCGTGGACGGGACGTGCCGGTGAGCCGCACCGGCGCGGTGGGGCAGCCGCACGCCCGTCTGGAGGGCCACGACAAGGTGACCGGGACCGCCCGGTACGCGGTGGAGTACCCGGTCGACGGCGTGGCGTACGCCCACCTGGTGCAGTCGACGATCGTGCGGGGCACCATCACCGGGGTGGACACCGCCGCCGCGCTGGCGGTCGACGGCGTCCTCTGCGTGCTGCACCACGGCAACGCGCCCCGGCTGGCACCGGGCGTCGACGCGGAGGTGTTCCGCCTCCAGGAGCCGACCGTCCACTACCGGGGCCAGATCGTGGCGGTGGTGGTGGCGGAGTCCAGCGAGGCGGCGCGCGAGGCGGCCCGCCTGGTCCGGCTGGACTACCACCCGCAGCCGTACCGCACCCGGTTGTCCGCCCAGGACCCTGACCTGTACCGGCCCGACCACGTCAACCCGGCCTACCCCACGGACGTCCTCGCCGGTGACTTCGACGCCGGCTTTGCCGAGTCCGAGATCCGGTTGGACCTCAGCTACCGCACCCCGTCGTACCACAACAGCCCGCTGGAGCCGCACGCGTCGACCGCGCAGTGGCAGGACGGGCGGCTGCTGGTGCACGACTCCAGCCAGGGGACGTCGCCGGGTCGGGAGATCCTGGCCCGGCTGTTCGGGTTGCCCCCGGAGTCGGTGCGGGTGATCAACACACATGTCGGCGGCGGGTTCGGCAGCAAGCTCTACGGCAAGACCCAGACGGTGCTCGCGGCGCTGGTGGCCCGGCATGTCGACCGGCCGGTCCGGCTGGCGTTGACCCGCCAGCAGATGTTCGGACCGGTGGGCTACCGCACCCCGACCATCCAGCGGATCCGGCTCGGTGCGGGCCGGGACGGGCGGCTCGCCGCGATCGCCCACGACGCCGTCAGTCAGACCTCGACGCTGACCGAGTTCGCCGAGCAGAGCGCCGTCTACACCCGCAACCTGTACGCCGCGCCGAACCGGCGCACCACGCACCGGCTGGCCCGCCTCGACGTGCCGACACCCTTCTGGATGCGGGCACCGGGGCACACCCCCGGCTCGTTCGCGCTGGAGTCCGCCCTGGACGAGCTGGCGCTGGCCTGCCAGGTCGACCCGGTCGAGTTGCGGCTGCGCAACGACACCACCGTCGACCCGGAGAGCGGGCGACCGTTCACCAGCCGCAACCTGGCGGCCTGCCTGGACGACGGGGCGCGCCGGTTCGGCTGGGTCGATCGGGATCCGACCCCGCGGTCCCGGCGCGAGGGCCGGTGGCTGTTCGGTACCGGCATGGCCGGCTCCAGCTATCCCGCCCGGATGCGCCCGGCCGCCGCCTCGGCCGCCGCGTCCGCCGACGGGACCTTCGAGGTGCGGATCAACGCGGCCGACATCGGCACGGGCGCGCGTACGGCCCTGTGGCAGGTTGCCGCGGACGCGCTCGGCGCACCGCCTGAGCGGGTGCGGATCCAGGTGGGCGACAGCGCCCTGCCGGCAGCGGACTCGGCGGGGGGATCGACAGGTCTGGCCTCCTGGAGTTGGGCGGTGGTCCGCGCCTGCGAGCGGTTGTGCGACCGGATCGCCCGGTCGCGTGGCGGCGTGCCGGCCGAGGGACTGTTCGTCGAGGTGAGCACCGACGACGAGGTGGCCGCGCAGGCCACGCTGCCGCGGTACGCGTACGGCGCGCAGTTCGCCGAGGTGCGGGTGGACGTGGACACCGGCGAGGTCCGGGTGCGGCGGCTGCTGGGCGTCTTCGCCGTCGGCCGGGTGGTGAACCCGACCACCCTGCGCAGCCAACTGATCGGCGGGATGACCATGGGCCTGTCGATGGCGCTGCACGAGGCGGGGCTCTTCGACGCCCGGTACGGCTGCTGGACCAACCACGACCTGGCCAGCTACCACG is a genomic window of Micromonospora tarapacensis containing:
- a CDS encoding xanthine dehydrogenase family protein molybdopterin-binding subunit → MSRTGAVGQPHARLEGHDKVTGTARYAVEYPVDGVAYAHLVQSTIVRGTITGVDTAAALAVDGVLCVLHHGNAPRLAPGVDAEVFRLQEPTVHYRGQIVAVVVAESSEAAREAARLVRLDYHPQPYRTRLSAQDPDLYRPDHVNPAYPTDVLAGDFDAGFAESEIRLDLSYRTPSYHNSPLEPHASTAQWQDGRLLVHDSSQGTSPGREILARLFGLPPESVRVINTHVGGGFGSKLYGKTQTVLAALVARHVDRPVRLALTRQQMFGPVGYRTPTIQRIRLGAGRDGRLAAIAHDAVSQTSTLTEFAEQSAVYTRNLYAAPNRRTTHRLARLDVPTPFWMRAPGHTPGSFALESALDELALACQVDPVELRLRNDTTVDPESGRPFTSRNLAACLDDGARRFGWVDRDPTPRSRREGRWLFGTGMAGSSYPARMRPAAASAAASADGTFEVRINAADIGTGARTALWQVAADALGAPPERVRIQVGDSALPAADSAGGSTGLASWSWAVVRACERLCDRIARSRGGVPAEGLFVEVSTDDEVAAQATLPRYAYGAQFAEVRVDVDTGEVRVRRLLGVFAVGRVVNPTTLRSQLIGGMTMGLSMALHEAGLFDARYGCWTNHDLASYHVSSNADVPAVEAYWVPDEDAQLNPVGVKGAGEIGIVGAAAAIANAVHHATGVRVRELPVTLDKLLPA